In Rosa chinensis cultivar Old Blush chromosome 1, RchiOBHm-V2, whole genome shotgun sequence, a genomic segment contains:
- the LOC112201310 gene encoding NAC domain-containing protein 71-like, giving the protein MLGTDTGAQDKEWFFFTRMYYKYNKSSRSNRITKKGYWKITGKERGIKARRSKAVIGSKRTLTFYQDRVPKSNKTSWVILEYYLPGNGVISYLKQAQAQGREELLFHQPQPLGDCCSSALQSPSSLELEAVLQTNGTNDDCNVLQSLFGDSDSCLLDGNEVSTYDEDDTMYDVFTQPQDYRPSILQSPIYTNLGNVPHPLQPERRITSPQYCSHQYAQS; this is encoded by the exons ATGTTGGGGACTGATACAGGGGCTCAGGACAAGGAGTGGTTCTTCTTCACCAGAATGTAttacaagtacaacaaaagctCTCGCTCAAATCGGATCACGAAGAAGGGATACTGGAAAATCACAGGCAAGGAGCGTGGGATTAAGGCTCGACGATCCAAAGCTGTGATTGGGAGCAAGAGGACATTGACTTTTTACCAGGATCGTGTGCCGAAATCGAACAAGACCAGCTGGGTCATTCTTGAGTATTATCTTCCTGGAAATGGAGTTATTTCGTATCTGAAGCAGGCCCAG GCACAAGGAAGAGAGGAGTTGCTATTCCATCAACCTCAGCCTCTGGGTGACTGCTGCTCCTCAGCACTGCAGTCACCGTCATCCCTAGAGCTGGAAGCTGTTCTGCAAACCAATGGCACCAATGATGATTGTAATGTGTTGCAATCACTATTTGGAGATAGTGATTCTTGTCTTCTAGACGGGAATGAAGTTTCAACCTATGATGAAGATGACACTATGTATGATGTGTTTACACAG CCGCAGGATTACCGCCCCTCCATACTGCAGTCACCAATATACACAAATCTGGGAAATGTTCCACATCCGCTTCAGCCTGAGCGCAGGATTACCAGCCCTCAATATTGCAGTCACCAATATGCACAAAGTTGA